DNA sequence from the Macrobrachium nipponense isolate FS-2020 chromosome 26, ASM1510439v2, whole genome shotgun sequence genome:
GTGGCCAAAAGAGGTACTGTCAAAGACCACCAGGAGTCATTTTTATTAGTTGATGAGTTTTTGTATTGCAGGAGGGCCAGGGGATTTAGCAGGGTCTCATTTAGGTCATAGTTGCATCGCTTTTGCCCCTGCATCATGATCTTTCCCCACTTAGCTATCCAACTTAACATTACTACTTCACTCAAGATTTTACCTCTTACAAGAATCCATGGAAAGTCTTATGAGTCTTAAAGTTAAACTGTGTGCTCttgcaataatgatgataatcataataataataatgattgtctAAGGCCTACTTGtttattgttagtttttatttttaaaatttgctagCTATTTTATCAAGACTGATTTAACTTCTTTTTGATCAAGTTAATGGATAATCATTTAGGTTACATATACTTATCTGCTcgttttaatttataattttttgggtGATAGATAATCATATTGGGTTCACATGACCAGTTTCCATTTTTTTACCCTTGGTAATGTCTTGTTTGAAAATTGTTTAtcagcaaatttacaaaaaccaGAGACGTATGAAAAGATTTTTATTAGAAAATTGAACTAGGTATTGTACAGTTTACATACATACTTTACTCAGTTATATTAGGTAGTAAATTCTTGGATGTATGCATGGATAGTTTTCTAGAATAGCAGGTATTGTGCAGAttagaaaaatattcaaatagaCTACAGAATGCCCTTTGATATATGCAAGACTGTAATTTGTGGAAGGATGGGATATATTGGGAAATGAACCAAACAACTACGTAAATCCTCCATTTCCTAAAATATAGCCATATCAAAAACAAATATGCCAGGAAACGCTCATCTATTTGAACATTTTTGTCCCGAGCCATGTTTGAACTCCATAGACTTCAGAAGGTAGCAAATGGAGGAGGACTGTCATTCCTTTGAATTTCAGGTGGTAGTATTGGCTCTTCGAATATTATGGTACCTACATCATATGCCAGTGGGGGTCAGAGTGCATCGGGAGGTGGAATGCCTCCATCAGGTAAGAATTGCTGGGCTAACATGTATTTGGTGGTGGTGATTTAACAGCCGTTCAGATTCATGCAGAGGGATTGCCACTCTGAGTTTGTTAGCTGTGGTTTTGCCTTTTGTATCCATCAGAAACTCATTTCTGTGTTATATGgcttttattgaatttttctcGGGGATTGAATATATTTCTGATTAGTTTGTGAGTTCTGTAGTTATTACATGGCTTCGATATGGCTTTTATATCAATTTCTCAAAGGAGTTGAATAGTCTAAATAGTCTGTGAATTCTGTTAGTTACAACATGGCTTCTGATATGGCTTTTAGATAAATTTTTCAGAGGGACTAAATATAGCTCTAAATAGTTTGCACATTCTGTAGATATATGactaatatataaatttctgtgaCTGAAGTAGTTCTAAATAATTTGTAAATTCTTCTGTAATAATGACATGGCTTTTCTAAAAATTTCTCTTTGGGATTGAAAATAGTAATGAATACTGTAGTTTGAGAATTCTGTACTCATGATATGGCTTTCATACAAATTTCTCTTAAGAATTAAATGTAGTTCTAAATAGTTTTAGCTATGTAGTTATGACATGGCTTCTGATAGGCAATCTTGCTTAGTGAAGCTTCAGCCAGTGTTaccatacttttatttttgtatattgagGGCTTATTTGATAAAGCTTCAGCTAGTGATACcaaatttaagttttatttttgtatgttttgcatatttttaagtGTGGTTAATTTTTTAAGATAACTTCTTGTCATTTAGTTGAAGCTTGTAGATGTTTATGCTGTTGTATGTGACATAAATGCTCACTAGTGTTTATATGGTATCATCTATGGGATTTCATAAGTGGAAATTCAAGTGTCCTCTCAGTAAGTACCACAGTATATCTATGAAGCTACAGaatcttgtaaatgttgtttggggcattttcttttgtaaaattgAGATGATTTTACTTATGTAATTCAACTAGATCAGTTCACTAATTAAAGATAAGTAAACTTTCCTTTTCCCCTTAGAACCAGTTTCTGTCTTATGCCTCCATGATATCTTTGATTAGTATACttttgaatattgaaaattacttttgttctAAGCTATGTTACAGATTGGCCCCAATGATTTTGTTTCAAGTATTTTTGCCCTgctttttatagaattttttgtTAGTTCTGGATTGAACAAATTTGTGTGAAATATATGTAGTTAACAGGTTATCGTGAAGAAGGTGAAAATGCTTATTTCTGTGAGCAGTACAAAAATATCAGTAACTgctgtgaaataaataaaaatacccccccccaaaaaaaaaaaaaaggcagtaagTAACCTTCATGAATGGGcatttaaatgaatataaaaatggttGAGAAGTGAGAAATTTTAAGACATTTAATTTGATCCCACCTGCGTCCCCAGGCTTTAAAAGGGCCAAAATTTGTATCCAGTACGAAAAATGATCAATGCTGTGTTagttaaaatataaatactaacatttaaataacattaaaatgtgtGAGTCTTTTAAAGTTTCATGCGAGACCAAGATCTGTTGAAACTGCTGTTATCCCTAGGAAATGATAAAACAGATTTACTTGTTCTATACATCCTTAAAAAGCATTTCAGGTAGTACAAACTTTGGGCATTctgtaaatatagaaaaatttcaTGAATTTGAACTAATCTAGTTACCCACccatatataactacatatttaGAGTCAGTGGCAATGTCGAGTATTTTATGTGTGCAGAAACTACAATATATTTGTTATTGGACTGTTCAGTCCTAGTAGGTGCAAATACGTATAGGTAAAAGACTagagaattttgaaaaaatatatattaccatgtACAGGCAGTAGTTATTGTGCTTGTCCTTTGCAAATGTGCTGCAAAGGTAGAATATTTTTCATGTACTTGTTTTTGGTTGTACTATTTTACTTACCTTCTTTTCAGGAATGCCCCCTGGAACATATGTCAATAGAATGAGGCCTCGAGTGCCCTCTGGAGCCTTGCCTCCTAGACCTCGACAGAGATCGAACTCTCTAGTTCTTCACACTGAACCTACAATGCCACTGAGAGGTATGCTctatacataagttttttttttaatgactgaaTTTTTACCTACTACAGATAATACTTGTTTTCAATACTTGCAAGTGATTTCTCAAGTAGTTAGAAGGTCACTGCTTTGTGAAGTTAAGCTTTATAATTCAGAAGGGTTTTGACATGATTAGACCATATTGATAGCTGTTGAAAAGTAGAAGTACTACAGTGAAtgttttttatcaataattttatgaAATCAAATGGGTACATAAtgatatttactgaaattttTGTACAACTTACCAATAAATTACAAAAGTGAGAATTGTGACCTTCCTATCTTGACCAGGTGTAGAAGCAAATTCTGGCAGTGGATCAGGTAATATGGGATCAAGTAGTCATCTGGGTTCAGTCCCTGGGTTTTCTGGTGGCCCACCTGGTATAATAGGGTCTTCTACTCAATCTTCACATAATGTACCACCAGGCCATCTCATGACACATCAGACGATACAGGTCAGAAAGCTTTTTTGTGTTGGTTGTCTTTATCCTAATTACGCAGTATGGtccagttaagcatatatgtatgtttttatttcattactctgTTGTGATTGTAAAAGGTCAGGTTTATTTCATGATACGACATATTAGAAGTGTGGGACTTAGTGTATGGATGAGTCCTCACAAATTAGAAAGACACTGGAAACTTATTGCACACACATTTCACAAATAGGTTAAATTCAAGTCAATGACATATTAGTAGTCATGATTTAGCACTTCAGACGACTAgccatttaagtaaaaaaaattctttatttttagtttatgacTCATTTTTATGCTGTTTAtgacatgtatgtgataagtttctGTCATGTGTTTGATATGTTTTATCATAGTGTGGACTTGCCCTAACCCTAGTTCTGTGAATGATAATGTACTTCTTTGATTCCCACAAATTAAGCCCCATGGGGaattagtgccatcagtgcactgtaggcattactaaagggtgtgtTCAGCAGACCTTCAACCTTTAGCTGTACCTCCTTTTTAGCCTTTTGCTTTGCTTCTGTTCTTACTTTCTTGtactgttttaacttttcaaactgtGGATCATCCCCTTTATTTTCTGTAgctcttgatcttgttgtgtaacACACCAACTCAGATTTTTCACCATCTTGATCTTCAGAGCCTCACTCTCAACCCCACATTTCTGTAGCAGCCTCCAGAATTCACAAGAAGAGTAGGATATTTACAAGGTTTTTCAAGATCCCAAGTGGATAGAGTAGTGATGGTTCTTTTTGTGCAGGTTTTGGAGTGTCTGAATCTTGTGCATATGCACAAACAGTTAAGACTGGATTTGTACAGGAAAAAAAGTGTTGTAATTCATGGACATGTTCAAAGTACTTCAGTTGGATTTTAAATAGTCATTTTGCTTCCATTTGTATTTTTGAGCTTTTGTCCTCATGATGTATTACATAACCAGGAACATGTCTGAACATCTGCCAATTTTGTGTTAGTTCAAAGCCTTGAAAAACTTGGTTGGGATTTACATGGTGTTCTTTGTCCTGTAATAAGGCAAGGCAGTGAGTTTTGGTTTGTGGGCTTTACCTGGCAGTACATATTTGgttttttcataacttttctttAAGTGAGTTACGGTAAAATTGTAAGAAAGACAAACCCCCTTTTTATTAATACTTTTGATTGCATGTTATAGGTACGGCCAGGCACTCCTGTCGCTCCAGGTAAAGCTGCTATCCAGATACGCCAAGAAACAAGTAAGTTATATAATTTTGGTTAACAATTTCTTTTGGTTTAGGATATTTATTGGAGACATGGAAGCACATTAGTTTGTTGAAGTTCTTTATCCTTAGGagactgtaatttttttataattagtagTGCATATAATAgtttactttcttttatgtacGTGACGTGTGTGTTTTCCTTGTTTAATAATTCAAAGaggtttgaaaatattttacgtCGAAACTCGACCTAAAAATTTCTTGTTGCCAAATATAATTGCCTCTTTATTTTGGAATTGATGTATCACTTCCCAAGCAAGTTCTAGTGCAATGAAGTTATATTTGAAGCTGTATGCCAGTTTGAAGATATTAAGGGAGGTATGCATTTATTGTTAGGAACATTTAATGGATAAACAAACAGATTACTTAATGTAGTACTGAGAAGATTGAGAATAAGAGAGAAAATGCAGTAGGAAGTAAGAACAGAAGAGTGTAAGGATTCTAATTCATTGTGGTAGAGTGGACTTCAACAATTGCCAAACTCATTTACCAGAGATTACTCACATGGGTGAATTAATTGTGAAGAAGAGGTAGtaaattttttcttaatcttGTTCTTATTTTGATTCATGAATTACAGCAGGAGCCAAGATCATAACCCATACAGTAGGTGGTAGCGGAGGTGGTCTTGGTGGGCCAAGTAACCTCTCTAATACTGGCGGAAATAGCAGCTCAGGAGGCCTAAGTTCAAATACACCTAATAGGTTGATGGGACGACCACCTCTTCTTCCTCCAAACTCTCCTCAAGGAACTGGAGGGCCTCTCTATGTAGTTACAACTAATTCAGGAACTATTACTGTCGTCACACGCACAGTAGCTGCTGGACAGGGTATGTTTTCTGGCAAGATATGTTTTTATTAATGTAGTCTTTTGCcattattcttttccttttattttccctaGTTACGATTACCCTTTTTCAAGGTTAAGAAGCTTAAGATTAGACTCATAGCATTGGAAAATGTTTAGTGTTCAGGAGACATAGTCATTAGAAAATGAggttgtatacatatgtattttaagTTATTAGAGAATGAACTTTTATAAGTGTGTATTTAAGAAGTTAATTGAATAGTGAATGAGGTATACTtgtgtattaaagaaattaaaaaaaatttttatatattcgaGTGACTGATGCTTGAATAGGTGTAGAAATCAAACTCAGTTACAGCAAGAGGAGAAAGTAGAGAGGAAAAGTAGAAAGTATTGATAGGCCTCAATACTTTGGTGCTCACAAACCTGCTTGTTAAACCTTTGCAGGGTTATGGATTTGTGAAGCCCAGTGGGAGTCTGAATATACTTTTTAAAATGTCATGTCATCAGTCTGAATGTATTACTTGGCAAAAACTGTGAATGCCTTGGTTACTTTAAAGACTATGTTGCacacttttatctattttatacaGTAATTTGTACATCAACACATTTGTTCAGTGTACAAAGTTGTTAAACTTTGCtagatcattttttatttcttttgaattttgatcCTGATATTTGTGATTTTCTATCTTTGCATCTTGTAATAAGGGTCTTGGAGCAAGACTTCCTTGCATATGTATGCAGTTTCTGATTAACCAGATCTCATGTTGTAAAACCCTGATAAACTATCCAAAACCTAGTGTCCtagtttggttttttttttctttcaagatctGTATAGGCATGTACAGAAACATTGGTCATTTAAAGTTCTGAAATGTAGCATTTAAGAAATCAAGACCATAGTAGTGTTTACATTATTCCGCTGatcttttaaaagtatataaataatgagtGGGAATTTTTCCTCTCAGTACAgctgtatatatatgctacagtACAGTACTATTCCAAAGCATCAAATATTCTTGCTAATTACAGTTAAGTAAGTTAATTTAATACTGTACATTGATCCATTTTGATTTTCCATTATAACCTTCATTGTAGGTACTGGACCTAGAGTTGTGACTGTGAACACCATCAATGCCCCAAAAACGTCAGTTGGTGGCGTTCGAGCTGCATCTCCAGCAACAGTAGTTTCTGTTGGTCCAAAACCTCTTCAGACAGTGAGAGTTACTCCTCAGGGCCCAGCGGGTTTGCGACCTGTATTAGGCAGTGCAAAGTCTAACGTCATTGTTGTGCATAAAGGTGCCCCACATGGTACAAGACCAGTTGGTATTCAAGGAATACGGGTAACTATTCATATAACCTCTATAGTATATCTTGCTGGCTATTAAACGTACTGAATTATTAGAAATAGAATGAACTAGTTTACAATAATTTTGTACTCTAtggcttttcttatttctgataaaatgatACAGCTGACAAAGCCTCGGAAAAAGGGTTAccaatttttaaagaaaacttctTCTTTTCAGGATGTTCCCACGAAGATCACAATTGGGAAAACCCTTGGTGGCAATGCCAGCACAGCTGTGCTTCAGAAGCCTCCACCTGCTCCCAGGGGAACTGTCAGTTCTTCAAATGTTGTTACTTCAGGTCCACCAACTTCTCAGGGGAATGTTATTGTGGTTGACATGAGTGGTGCTGAAGGAAACGCTGTCAGTAACCCAAATTCTTTGGCCGACATCCTACAGGCTACAGGTATACTGGATGCTGCTGCCACTGGTAATGATGCACTAGAATACGCTGAGGGGATACCCCTATgagttccttttcttctttttcttcctcttcttagtTGTTACTTCAATGGTGTGAAGAATCTAATAAGAATGTACTAACACTCAATCAGCCTCCCCATCACACCAGACACCCATTCAGTAGTCAGTATCTTGCTGTAAATAAAATGTGATTTTGCTAAAATAGTAAAGTCTAGGGTTTaattatgtatctctctctctctctctctctctctctctctctctctctctctctctctctctctctctctctctctctctctctctctctctgatccaggAGGTTGAATTTTAAGTGTCACTGAAACTTTAAAAACTTTGCCATTTTATTCTTACCCTTAtgtgccttttctttttcttcagccAGTGGATCATCTTCAGCTACTAATACTAACTCCACTTCCACCAATGCATCTGGCTCTGCAAGTACAACCTCTACCACAGCCTTGTCTACCAGGACGCTGGCTGGTTCTGCAATGAATACATCTACTACGTCAGCAGGAGGTAGTAGCATTGAAAAAAACAACACTTCAGGTAGTCGGGGGCCAGGAGGAGAGAGTGGTGAAGGTGAAGGGGAGTGGCTTAACCTTGGATTAGAGTCTGGGGATTCTCCTGGTCAGAGCTTGCCTGAGGGCCAGATGCAGATGTTGGGTAAGGCAATTCATTAGAACAGAAATATTTGACCAGTTTGGCAGAAATGATTTTTTAAGTTCTATAAGTTAACAGTGATCTACTTCAGTACAGCTCTGCGCATTTTCATTCGTCATCACAAAACCATTGATTATAAACAGCCTTTATCCATGTATCTGTTACAACACCAGCTTGATTGATTTCAAAAGAAGTGCTCTATTGTGCAGTCCTGAGTCATACTCCACATCTATGATTTATCACTTTAGATGCCATGGCTGTAGTGAGTGCATTACTTTAGTGCCTTTTTCCTTTCAGTTGTTGACTGCCTTTGGTGTATGGTTTTCAGAcaatgtgtgtgtgatttattcCATTCAGTATATAGTTCTTGCTGAAATTATCATTTTGTCTGGTTGACGATGAGCTGTTTAGAGTGTTGTTTTGTCCTTGCTAAATCTTTATGACCATTTGTTAGTTTACCCACTGAAGATATTGACTTGGTTCATTACAgatgtattttgtttattgtttagtaGTTGTGTATATGTTGTGTGCTTCCCTTTACTTTTGCTGGCTTTTGAGGAATATAATCTAATCATGCCTCATTGTATATGGTTAGGTATGGTGGTAAGTCCTGACATTCATTTATGCTGTCCATAAACAAGGACATGCATTTGCCATGCTTTGTATATGGTGCAACATTATCCCAGAACAACGTGTTTAGTGTGTGTGGACTAGAACGTGTCAGTTCATCACCTTCAGGAGACCATCCCGGAGTTTCTTGATGTCTTTGACCTAGCTAAATCTTGGTAGGCATTGATAGGTCACCAGTTGTCTTTAGAGAAGCTGATTCCCTCTGAATGCAGTTACCTTCATGTTGGATGTCTGTATGGCAATGTGACAAGAGTAGAGGATGCCCTCATTGGATCTGTTTGCCAGACTACCACTGCAGAGTTTTTGTCAACCAGATCCAGTGGCTTGGGCAGTAGGACAGCATACTCAAGTCTTAAGTACCTTTGAGTTTCTGCATCTCCCCCATTTGGTTTGCTTGAACATGGTTGTAGTGAAATTTCAAATATCAGCAAATTCTCAAATGACTCCAGTTCCCTTTTGCATTAACACTTAGGACTTCACCTCCAAACTAGTGCCAACAATTTGTTTTTGGTTTCAACTCAGCCAAGAAGTGGTGTCTAGGACTTCCatttcttttgactttgtatGATCTAATGGATGTACTGCACAGCTGACATGGTGGACAGTGATACGTTTCGGGTGAGGTTTCATAAGGTCAGGGGCATTGGTCTGCCCCTAGCATTCAAGAAGAACCTGTCAGACAGGTACTAAGGACGGGAATGCGGTCACAAGAGACCACATTCGCCTCCTGTTTACCTTCAGGACATTACCCATAGGTTCCTAAACACttttccttggtttctgtggtggttgctcaacattCATGTAGCTCACCCAGCTCTTGAGGGTAGCATCTCGTCTAAGGTGTACGACTGCAAGAGTTGTAGGTGGGACTGGCCCCCTACCTTCTCTTTCATACCCATCTAAGGGACGGTTAAGCAAACTCACATGCTAGACGGGCATGCATGCAGGTGTTCTTGATGATTGAGTATCCTGTTCAtaatctagctctttttggatTAATAGATGCAACTCCTACCCTCTAtaacaaggggagagagggacTGACAGTGAACAGGCCTGTTGGTTATCTTCAGCTTAATGCCCCTCTACAATATGGGTTCATTCAAGCCTGTCTT
Encoded proteins:
- the LOC135200067 gene encoding BRCA2-interacting transcriptional repressor EMSY-like isoform X3, with amino-acid sequence MMDIESSRPHKWPQLLDMTKEECQKSLRALELSAYSQMISVLRAQGELTKEKKKLLNDLQNIFSINLERHRAEIRRAVNDEKLNTIAETLAGPNTGVEWAVEGRRLIPLMPRVPPQTAYTALATRMAMLYYNMNSKMPPPVATAHYGKMDDLGCESDATDSEEETEGLRFISGAMVPPQYNADQGLYTTLPQSQARIARLSSKENRENREAPATTTSSVSSGPMSMGPMAVGSVGSDKRKRKRSLSTDHPLPPPPQPVTREQPSTPNTPTKPQIGGISRPIPGPPMKITVTGNVTRGTPGTPTSTLGGHTQKVILVSTSGASGVGGNMYQRSLSVPVMKGGPGAPPTVMRGVPAGPGPISSNQMQTGGSIGSSNIMVPTSYASGGQSASGGGMPPSGMPPGTYVNRMRPRVPSGALPPRPRQRSNSLVLHTEPTMPLRGVEANSGSGSGNMGSSSHLGSVPGFSGGPPGIIGSSTQSSHNVPPGHLMTHQTIQVRPGTPVAPGKAAIQIRQETTGAKIITHTVGGSGGGLGGPSNLSNTGGNSSSGGLSSNTPNRLMGRPPLLPPNSPQGTGGPLYVVTTNSGTITVVTRTVAAGQGTGPRVVTVNTINAPKTSVGGVRAASPATVVSVGPKPLQTVRVTPQGPAGLRPVLGSAKSNVIVVHKGAPHGTRPVGIQGIRDVPTKITIGKTLGGNASTAVLQKPPPAPRGTVSSSNVVTSGPPTSQGNVIVVDMSGAEGNAVSNPNSLADILQATGILDAAATASGSSSATNTNSTSTNASGSASTTSTTALSTRTLAGSAMNTSTTSAGGSSIEKNNTSGSRGPGGESGEGEGEWLNLGLESGDSPGQSLPEGQMQMLEEAVEILGRGDKESARNLLRQAGIELLDSPGDIVEQGGAASMASLISGLSSQLPGGHIDGSALPPVGELDPATGFFYNPSSTESSSDSNSNSASEDIEGEERESPE
- the LOC135200067 gene encoding BRCA2-interacting transcriptional repressor EMSY-like isoform X4 gives rise to the protein MMDIESSRPHKWPQLLDMTKEECQKSLRALELSAYSQMISVLRAQGELTKEKKKLLNDLQNIFSINLERHRAEIRRAVNDEKLNTIAETLAGPNTGVEWAVEGRRLIPLMPRVPPQTAYTALATRMAMLYYNMNSKMPPPVATAHYGKMDDLGCESDATDSEEETEGLRFISGAMVPPQYNADQGLYTTLPQSQARIARLSSKENRENREAPATTTSSVSSGPMSMGPMAVGSVGSDKRKRKRSLSTDHPLPPPPQPVTREQPSTPNTPTKPQIGGISRPIPGPPMKITVTGNVTRGTPGTPTSTLGGHTQKVILVSTSGASGVGGNMYQRSLSVPVMKGGPGAPPTVMRGVPAGPGPISSNQMQTGGSIGSSNIMVPTSYASGGQSASGGGMPPSGMPPGTYVNRMRPRVPSGALPPRPRQRSNSLVLHTEPTMPLRGVEANSGSGSGNMGSSSHLGSVPGFSGGPPGIIGSSTQSSHNVPPGHLMTHQTIQVRPGTPVAPGKAAIQIRQETTGAKIITHTVGGSGGGLGGPSNLSNTGGNSSSGGLSSNTPNRLMGRPPLLPPNSPQGTGGPLYVVTTNSGTITVVTRTVAAGQGTGPRVVTVNTINAPKTSVGGVRAASPATVVSVGPKPLQTVRVTPQGPAGLRPVLGSAKSNVIVVHKGAPHGTRPVGIQGIRDVPTKITIGKTLGGNASTAVLQKPPPAPRGTVSSSNVVTSGPPTSQGNVIVVDMSGAEGNAVSNPNSLADILQATASGSSSATNTNSTSTNASGSASTTSTTALSTRTLAGSAMNTSTTSAGGSSIEKNNTSGSRGPGGESGEGEGEWLNLGLESGDSPGQSLPEGQMQMLEEAVEILGRGDKESARNLLRQAGIELLDSPGDIVEQGGEAASMASLISGLSSQLPGGHIDGSALPPVGELDPATGFFYNPSSTESSSDSNSNSASEDIEGEERESPE
- the LOC135200067 gene encoding BRCA2-interacting transcriptional repressor EMSY-like isoform X1 gives rise to the protein MMDIESSRPHKWPQLLDMTKEECQKSLRALELSAYSQMISVLRAQGELTKEKKKLLNDLQNIFSINLERHRAEIRRAVNDEKLNTIAETLAGPNTGVEWAVEGRRLIPLMPRVPPQTAYTALATRMAMLYYNMNSKMPPPVATAHYGKMDDLGCESDATDSEEETEGLRFISGAMVPPQYNADQGLYTTLPQSQARIARLSSKENRENREAPATTTSSVSSGPMSMGPMAVGSVGSDKRKRKRSLSTDHPLPPPPQPVTREQPSTPNTPTKPQIGGISRPIPGPPMKITVTGNVTRGTPGTPTSTLGGHTQKVILVSTSGASGVGGNMYQRSLSVPVMKGGPGAPPTVMRGVPAGPGPISSNQMQTGGSIGSSNIMVPTSYASGGQSASGGGMPPSGMPPGTYVNRMRPRVPSGALPPRPRQRSNSLVLHTEPTMPLRGVEANSGSGSGNMGSSSHLGSVPGFSGGPPGIIGSSTQSSHNVPPGHLMTHQTIQVRPGTPVAPGKAAIQIRQETTGAKIITHTVGGSGGGLGGPSNLSNTGGNSSSGGLSSNTPNRLMGRPPLLPPNSPQGTGGPLYVVTTNSGTITVVTRTVAAGQGTGPRVVTVNTINAPKTSVGGVRAASPATVVSVGPKPLQTVRVTPQGPAGLRPVLGSAKSNVIVVHKGAPHGTRPVGIQGIRDVPTKITIGKTLGGNASTAVLQKPPPAPRGTVSSSNVVTSGPPTSQGNVIVVDMSGAEGNAVSNPNSLADILQATGILDAAATASGSSSATNTNSTSTNASGSASTTSTTALSTRTLAGSAMNTSTTSAGGSSIEKNNTSGSRGPGGESGEGEGEWLNLGLESGDSPGQSLPEGQMQMLEEAVEILGRGDKESARNLLRQAGIELLDSPGDIVEQGGEAASMASLISGLSSQLPGGHIDGSALPPVGELDPATGFFYNPSSTESSSDSNSNSASEDIEGEERESPE
- the LOC135200067 gene encoding BRCA2-interacting transcriptional repressor EMSY-like isoform X2, whose protein sequence is MDIESSRPHKWPQLLDMTKEECQKSLRALELSAYSQMISVLRAQGELTKEKKKLLNDLQNIFSINLERHRAEIRRAVNDEKLNTIAETLAGPNTGVEWAVEGRRLIPLMPRVPPQTAYTALATRMAMLYYNMNSKMPPPVATAHYGKMDDLGCESDATDSEEETEGLRFISGAMVPPQYNADQGLYTTLPQSQARIARLSSKENRENREAPATTTSSVSSGPMSMGPMAVGSVGSDKRKRKRSLSTDHPLPPPPQPVTREQPSTPNTPTKPQIGGISRPIPGPPMKITVTGNVTRGTPGTPTSTLGGHTQKVILVSTSGASGVGGNMYQRSLSVPVMKGGPGAPPTVMRGVPAGPGPISSNQMQTGGSIGSSNIMVPTSYASGGQSASGGGMPPSGMPPGTYVNRMRPRVPSGALPPRPRQRSNSLVLHTEPTMPLRGVEANSGSGSGNMGSSSHLGSVPGFSGGPPGIIGSSTQSSHNVPPGHLMTHQTIQVRPGTPVAPGKAAIQIRQETTGAKIITHTVGGSGGGLGGPSNLSNTGGNSSSGGLSSNTPNRLMGRPPLLPPNSPQGTGGPLYVVTTNSGTITVVTRTVAAGQGTGPRVVTVNTINAPKTSVGGVRAASPATVVSVGPKPLQTVRVTPQGPAGLRPVLGSAKSNVIVVHKGAPHGTRPVGIQGIRDVPTKITIGKTLGGNASTAVLQKPPPAPRGTVSSSNVVTSGPPTSQGNVIVVDMSGAEGNAVSNPNSLADILQATGILDAAATASGSSSATNTNSTSTNASGSASTTSTTALSTRTLAGSAMNTSTTSAGGSSIEKNNTSGSRGPGGESGEGEGEWLNLGLESGDSPGQSLPEGQMQMLEEAVEILGRGDKESARNLLRQAGIELLDSPGDIVEQGGEAASMASLISGLSSQLPGGHIDGSALPPVGELDPATGFFYNPSSTESSSDSNSNSASEDIEGEERESPE